The following proteins are co-located in the Pseudomonas sp. ATCC 13867 genome:
- a CDS encoding DUF1329 domain-containing protein — translation MQLAKISALALALGLAFCAHADTVADLGNRLTPVGAEKAGNADGSIPAWDGGLKPDAGQVDAKGGYADPYAAEKPLFTITPANAGQYSQWLSPGEQAMLKRYPNTYKINVYPSHRSARLPEEINAATRDNASKAKLADGGNGVLNYQRGVPFPLPKEGVEAIWNHITRYRGGSIERTFSSANVKENGVYSLVRSQTDMNYAETVDDLPQGANLLYLFKTRVLAPARLSGEAVLTHEPMDQVAEPRAAWQYIPGQRRVRRAPLVAYDNSARYSDGMITADSLDGFNGAPDRYDWKLVGKQELFVPYNSFRLYDRSVKYADILTTGHINPDLARFEKHRVWVVEATLKPGARHVYSKRRYYLDEDSWNILLGELYDSRGELWRNYQSHAMPYYDKQFTFEALAAAYDLISGRYFVNGLMNEESTGLKTGQHAKISDYTPSDLRRWAK, via the coding sequence ATGCAACTTGCGAAAATCTCCGCCCTGGCACTGGCCTTGGGCCTGGCGTTCTGCGCCCACGCCGACACCGTGGCCGATCTCGGCAACCGCCTGACCCCGGTCGGCGCCGAGAAGGCCGGCAACGCCGACGGCAGCATCCCCGCCTGGGACGGCGGCCTGAAACCCGACGCCGGGCAGGTCGACGCCAAGGGTGGCTATGCCGATCCCTACGCCGCCGAAAAGCCGCTGTTCACCATCACCCCGGCCAACGCCGGGCAGTACAGCCAGTGGCTCAGCCCCGGCGAGCAGGCGATGCTCAAGCGTTATCCGAACACCTACAAGATCAATGTCTACCCCAGCCACCGCAGCGCGCGGCTGCCCGAGGAGATCAATGCCGCGACCCGCGACAATGCCAGCAAGGCCAAGCTCGCCGACGGCGGCAACGGCGTGCTGAACTACCAGCGTGGCGTGCCCTTCCCGCTGCCGAAGGAGGGTGTCGAGGCGATCTGGAACCATATCACCCGCTACCGCGGCGGCAGTATCGAGCGCACCTTCAGCTCGGCCAACGTGAAGGAGAACGGCGTCTACAGCCTGGTCCGCTCGCAGACCGACATGAACTACGCCGAGACCGTCGACGACCTGCCGCAGGGCGCCAACCTGCTGTACCTGTTCAAGACCCGCGTGCTGGCGCCGGCGCGGCTGTCCGGCGAGGCGGTGCTGACCCACGAGCCGATGGACCAGGTGGCCGAGCCGCGCGCGGCCTGGCAGTACATCCCCGGCCAGCGCCGGGTGCGCCGCGCCCCGCTGGTCGCCTACGACAACAGCGCGCGCTACAGCGACGGCATGATCACCGCCGACAGCCTCGACGGCTTCAACGGTGCGCCGGACCGCTACGACTGGAAGCTGGTGGGCAAGCAGGAGCTGTTCGTGCCCTACAACAGCTTCCGCCTGTACGACCGCTCGGTGAAGTACGCCGACATCCTCACGACCGGCCATATCAACCCCGACCTCGCACGCTTCGAGAAGCACCGCGTGTGGGTCGTGGAAGCGACCCTCAAGCCCGGCGCGCGCCACGTCTACAGCAAGCGCCGCTACTACCTCGACGAGGACAGCTGGAACATCCTCCTCGGCGAGCTGTACGACAGCCGTGGCGAGCTGTGGCGCAACTACCAGTCCCACGCCATGCCGTACTACGACAAGCAATTCACCTTCGAAGCCCTGGCCGCGGCCTATGACCTGATCAGCGGGCGCTACTTCGTCAACGGCCTGATGAACGAGGAGAGCACCGGCCTGAAGACCGGGCAGCACGCGAAGATCAGCGACTACACGCCATCCGACCTGCGTCGTTGGGCCAAGTAG
- a CDS encoding DUF1302 domain-containing protein, which translates to MTRIHPALAPRVSRGRRQHCTARPLLLALAVAGALPAHATTFELNDDWSLSTKTTLSLGASWSAQDPDRHLMTHANAMQAQHIGNADGTSISADDNRLNFKKGDPISQMFKGLTDFSLDGQGQGAFVRFKYWYDHAYETGDGRFKDFDDDGWPTLARFHGFDTLDAYVWKDFDVDEHPLNLKLGKQVLSWGEAILIQNGINVINPLDYSAFNKPGVDIKEGQLPVEMLSFNLGLTDKVNLEGFYQYNWRPSVLDGCGTFFASSDAIQPGCGPLYLSQVQTDAQMQASGLYVAHGADQDPSDQGQWGVALRTLISSLNDAEAAFYYVNYHARLPYLALTARDVSKPGSFPLGRVQGPVYAAAFPENINLYGLSINGALPGWGTSLAAELSYRPNMPVALNGPDMNVAMISGPGGSSSITDVPANASTTGQTLDGWERKPVWQMTASATQIIDHVLGATRLTLLGEAGVVHVGDVGDERLGRNSAFGRSAPLNGSKCNTVASGVTNRYCTDDGFTTPWSWGYRLRAGLEYSDVLPGVNMLPSLNFRHDVEGYSYDPGGPFQEGQMAAGLSLAFNYLNDYSLEFGYNSFFGSNTYSTLDDRDFYSVSAKVDF; encoded by the coding sequence ATGACAAGAATCCATCCGGCCCTCGCCCCCCGTGTGTCCAGGGGGCGACGCCAGCACTGCACTGCCCGACCGCTTCTGCTCGCCCTGGCGGTCGCTGGCGCCTTGCCGGCGCACGCCACCACCTTCGAGTTGAACGACGACTGGAGCCTGTCGACCAAGACCACCTTGAGCCTGGGCGCCAGTTGGTCGGCGCAGGACCCCGACCGCCATCTGATGACCCACGCCAACGCGATGCAGGCCCAGCACATCGGCAACGCCGACGGCACCAGCATCAGCGCCGACGACAACCGCCTGAACTTCAAGAAGGGCGACCCCATCTCGCAGATGTTCAAGGGCCTCACCGACTTCAGCCTGGACGGCCAGGGGCAGGGTGCCTTCGTCCGCTTCAAGTACTGGTACGACCACGCCTACGAGACTGGCGACGGCCGCTTCAAGGACTTCGATGACGACGGCTGGCCGACCCTGGCGCGCTTCCACGGTTTCGATACGCTCGACGCCTACGTGTGGAAGGACTTCGACGTCGACGAACATCCGCTGAACCTGAAGCTCGGCAAGCAGGTGCTGTCCTGGGGCGAGGCGATCCTGATCCAGAACGGCATCAACGTGATCAACCCGCTGGACTACAGCGCCTTCAACAAGCCCGGCGTGGACATCAAGGAAGGCCAACTGCCGGTGGAGATGCTCTCGTTCAACCTCGGCCTGACCGACAAGGTCAACCTCGAAGGCTTCTACCAGTACAACTGGCGCCCCAGCGTGCTGGACGGCTGCGGCACCTTCTTCGCCTCCAGCGACGCCATTCAGCCCGGCTGCGGCCCGCTGTACCTGAGCCAGGTGCAGACCGACGCGCAGATGCAGGCCAGCGGCCTGTACGTGGCCCACGGCGCCGACCAGGACCCCTCCGACCAGGGCCAGTGGGGCGTCGCCCTGCGCACGCTGATCAGCTCGCTGAATGACGCCGAGGCAGCCTTCTACTACGTGAACTATCACGCGCGCCTGCCGTACCTGGCGCTCACCGCGCGGGATGTCAGCAAACCCGGCAGCTTCCCGCTCGGTCGCGTACAGGGGCCGGTTTATGCGGCGGCGTTCCCGGAGAACATCAACCTCTACGGCCTGAGCATCAACGGTGCGCTGCCCGGCTGGGGCACCTCGCTGGCGGCGGAGCTGAGCTACCGGCCGAACATGCCGGTGGCGCTCAACGGACCGGACATGAACGTGGCGATGATCAGCGGTCCTGGCGGCAGTTCGTCGATCACCGATGTGCCGGCCAACGCCTCCACCACCGGCCAGACCCTGGACGGCTGGGAGCGCAAGCCGGTGTGGCAGATGACTGCCTCGGCCACCCAGATCATCGACCATGTGCTCGGCGCCACGCGCCTGACCTTGCTGGGCGAGGCCGGCGTGGTGCACGTGGGCGATGTCGGCGACGAGCGCCTGGGGCGCAACTCCGCCTTCGGCCGCAGCGCGCCGCTCAATGGTTCGAAATGCAACACCGTGGCCAGCGGCGTGACCAACCGCTACTGCACCGACGACGGCTTCACCACGCCCTGGTCCTGGGGCTATCGCCTGCGCGCCGGCCTGGAATACAGCGACGTGCTGCCGGGGGTGAACATGCTGCCCAGCCTGAACTTCCGCCACGACGTGGAGGGCTACTCCTACGATCCGGGCGGGCCGTTCCAGGAAGGGCAGATGGCCGCCGGCCTGTCGCTGGCCTTCAACTACCTGAACGATTACAGCCTGGAGTTCGGATACAACAGCTTCTTCGGCTCCAACACGTACAGCACGCTCGACGACCGCGACTTCTACAGCGTCAGCGCCAAGGTCGACTTCTGA
- a CDS encoding AraC family transcriptional regulator ligand-binding domain-containing protein: MSPLLFASSAFASTILLHAARLGLSAAELRLRAGIAEAQLEDHRACIPAEQVERLWRECERASGNPRFGCELVNGMATHCLQGLNILLDSAPDLGASLAAFCEHLPSVTNCVEARLLDEGAVTRLGLRLMRDDLHHFGLDAAVLTLIRNIARRIAQPAATFIEAGIAPHQHCGETLAGWGVPWRVAPSPFLLLPTALLATPLPGANEFLYHSLRQQWRGARDAGEGDGLSLARIWLRASDQPIERIAERIGYRQSGNFIRAFRKRFGVTPKQFRLGQCQA, from the coding sequence ATGTCGCCGCTGCTTTTCGCATCCAGTGCCTTTGCCAGCACCATCCTGCTGCATGCCGCTCGCCTCGGGCTGAGCGCCGCCGAGCTGCGCCTGCGGGCCGGCATCGCCGAGGCGCAGCTGGAGGACCATCGCGCCTGCATTCCCGCCGAGCAGGTGGAGCGGCTGTGGCGCGAGTGTGAGCGCGCCAGCGGCAATCCGCGCTTTGGTTGCGAGCTGGTCAATGGCATGGCGACCCACTGCCTGCAAGGGCTCAATATCCTGCTGGATTCGGCACCGGACCTGGGTGCCAGCCTCGCGGCCTTCTGCGAGCACCTGCCGAGCGTGACCAACTGCGTGGAGGCGCGCTTGCTCGACGAGGGGGCGGTGACGCGCCTGGGCCTGCGGCTGATGCGTGACGACCTGCACCACTTCGGCCTCGACGCCGCCGTGCTGACGCTGATCCGCAACATCGCCCGGCGCATTGCCCAGCCGGCGGCGACCTTCATCGAAGCGGGCATCGCGCCACACCAGCACTGCGGCGAGACGCTGGCTGGCTGGGGCGTGCCCTGGCGTGTCGCGCCATCGCCGTTCCTGCTGCTGCCCACGGCGTTGCTGGCCACGCCGCTGCCGGGCGCCAACGAGTTCCTCTACCACAGCCTGCGCCAGCAATGGCGTGGCGCGCGGGATGCCGGGGAGGGCGATGGCCTGAGCCTGGCGCGCATCTGGCTGCGCGCCTCCGACCAGCCCATCGAGCGCATCGCCGAGCGCATCGGCTATCGCCAGAGCGGCAACTTCATTCGCGCCTTCCGCAAACGCTTCGGCGTCACGCCCAAGCAGTTCCGCCTGGGCCAATGCCAGGCATGA
- a CDS encoding LysR family transcriptional regulator, with amino-acid sequence MMELRQLRHLIALADHQNFQRAADAIGLSQSALSRSIQSLERDLDCELVDRQSREFRLTGQGELVLQHARRLLAGTHSLRNELEQFNGLNAGELRFGCGPYPAQLLVPEAMADFIRAHPAIDVGFLMGDWEQMTQLLKEEQVEFFIGDARNFAGDPDYRVRWMELRPGRFFCRHGHPLAARRTLKLADLLDYPRVGTRIPPPLRKVLAEVIGERDFHMNIECAQFAAILHIVARSDAVGLAAVEALHAPVQRGEVALLSIADVPQDRPELRLHYGIVSRADYGLSPAAQAMIETILAADERLPRGLDSTG; translated from the coding sequence ATGATGGAACTCAGACAGCTCCGCCACCTGATCGCCCTCGCCGACCACCAGAACTTCCAGCGCGCCGCCGACGCCATCGGCCTCAGCCAGTCGGCGCTGAGTCGCAGCATCCAGTCGCTGGAACGCGACCTGGACTGCGAGCTGGTGGACCGCCAGAGCCGCGAGTTCCGTCTCACCGGCCAGGGCGAGCTGGTGTTGCAGCACGCCCGCCGGCTACTCGCCGGCACCCACTCGCTGCGCAACGAACTGGAACAGTTCAACGGCCTCAACGCCGGCGAGCTGCGCTTCGGCTGCGGCCCCTACCCCGCACAACTGCTGGTGCCCGAGGCGATGGCCGATTTCATCCGCGCACACCCGGCCATCGACGTCGGCTTCCTGATGGGCGACTGGGAGCAGATGACCCAGTTGCTCAAGGAAGAACAGGTGGAGTTCTTCATCGGCGACGCCCGCAATTTCGCCGGTGACCCGGATTACCGGGTGCGCTGGATGGAGCTCCGCCCCGGTCGCTTCTTCTGCCGCCACGGCCACCCGCTGGCGGCGCGACGGACACTGAAGCTGGCCGACCTGCTCGACTACCCGCGCGTGGGCACGCGCATCCCGCCGCCGCTGCGCAAGGTGCTGGCCGAGGTGATCGGCGAGCGCGACTTCCACATGAACATCGAGTGCGCACAGTTCGCCGCCATCCTGCACATCGTCGCGCGTTCCGACGCGGTGGGCCTGGCGGCGGTGGAGGCGCTGCACGCGCCCGTGCAGCGCGGCGAGGTAGCCTTGCTGAGCATCGCCGATGTTCCCCAGGACCGCCCCGAACTGCGCCTGCATTACGGCATCGTCAGCCGCGCCGACTACGGGCTGTCACCGGCGGCACAGGCGATGATCGAGACGATCCTGGCGGCGGACGAACGCCTGCCGCGCGGCCTGGACAGCACCGGCTGA
- a CDS encoding LysR family transcriptional regulator, with translation MLDLRQLDLNLLLAFDAIYHQRSITRAAEVMGLTQPAMSNALRRLRQLCDDPLFVKTHLGVAPTLVAHRLSGSIREALESLREALGHTPAAHGQPAARVLRVSCPEAFQPTLLEALLENPDADWQPRFYQSRRRDALQELTSGKLDLLIDIDQPLSRQSGLRKVPLLGDHYVFAHGEALAQPPRTWEEYLRVPQIQLSQRRDGLAPIDLELGLRGQRRNIALTLQSALAARLVADRRPYGLTLPSRVAGLLGLRQSPLPLELSVRIELCLYVEDRYRFEQAMERAIRQVQRAFAGGRALSPQHVGAQG, from the coding sequence ATGCTCGACCTCCGCCAACTGGACCTCAACCTGCTGCTGGCCTTCGACGCCATCTATCACCAGCGCAGCATCACCCGCGCCGCCGAGGTCATGGGCCTGACCCAGCCGGCGATGAGCAACGCCCTGCGTCGCCTGCGCCAGCTCTGCGACGACCCGCTGTTCGTCAAGACCCACCTGGGCGTGGCGCCGACGCTGGTGGCACACCGGCTTTCCGGCTCGATCCGCGAGGCCCTGGAGAGTCTGCGTGAAGCCCTCGGCCATACGCCCGCCGCCCACGGCCAACCGGCTGCGCGGGTCCTGCGCGTCAGTTGTCCGGAGGCCTTCCAGCCGACGCTGCTGGAGGCGTTGCTGGAAAACCCGGACGCCGACTGGCAGCCGCGTTTCTACCAGAGCCGCCGGCGTGACGCGCTGCAGGAGCTCACCAGTGGCAAACTCGACCTGCTGATCGACATCGACCAGCCGCTGTCCCGCCAGAGCGGCCTGCGCAAGGTGCCATTGCTGGGCGACCATTACGTGTTCGCCCACGGCGAGGCGCTCGCGCAGCCGCCGCGTACGTGGGAGGAGTACCTGAGGGTGCCGCAGATCCAGCTGTCCCAGCGCCGCGACGGGCTGGCGCCGATCGATCTGGAGCTGGGCCTGCGCGGACAGCGCCGGAACATCGCCCTGACGTTGCAGAGCGCCCTGGCGGCGCGCCTGGTCGCCGACCGGCGCCCGTACGGACTGACCCTGCCCAGCCGCGTCGCCGGGCTCCTCGGGTTGCGCCAGAGCCCGCTGCCGCTGGAGCTGTCGGTACGTATCGAGCTGTGCCTGTATGTGGAGGACCGCTACCGCTTCGAGCAGGCGATGGAGCGAGCGATCCGCCAGGTGCAACGGGCATTTGCCGGCGGCCGGGCTTTGTCACCGCAGCACGTGGGGGCACAGGGGTAG
- a CDS encoding helix-turn-helix domain-containing protein yields the protein MSPLASSVSNAFYAPTLLPAMEELLSRGVAGEELEACFRRTLLELRMPLVRVPLFLSRRFWDLAEAASGDAAIGLFAGKRFVSTLTNGLTYLFDVAPTLESACTYFAEYFPYFNGSLRAELRAQGDSIALVLSERGALLSGRQSREYTVVGVCSLLRRKLLASGILQDPLLGIDLPGSGPSDPAPYTQALRTPVHWRAHDTDVVIRLRPEVYRRPLSPPNPELEATLVGIVEQARGQTQRTLLDEAADYIAWSMPQGASFQSFCETHHLTERTAARRLLGHGWRYSELLDEQRRYRAMDLLENPALSLAEITDQLGYGDLQSFSRAFTRWYGTSPGAWRNALPR from the coding sequence ATGAGTCCTCTCGCTTCCTCCGTGTCCAACGCCTTCTATGCACCGACGCTGCTGCCGGCGATGGAAGAGTTGCTGTCCCGCGGTGTCGCTGGAGAGGAACTGGAGGCCTGTTTTCGCCGGACCTTGCTGGAGCTGCGCATGCCGCTGGTGCGTGTGCCGCTCTTCCTCTCGCGGCGATTCTGGGACCTGGCCGAAGCGGCCAGCGGCGACGCCGCCATCGGACTGTTCGCCGGCAAGCGCTTCGTCTCCACCCTGACCAACGGGCTGACCTATCTGTTCGATGTCGCGCCGACCCTGGAGTCGGCCTGCACTTATTTCGCCGAGTACTTCCCTTACTTCAACGGCTCGCTGCGTGCCGAGTTGCGCGCGCAGGGCGACAGCATCGCGCTGGTGCTGTCCGAGCGCGGAGCCCTGCTGTCCGGCCGGCAGAGTCGCGAGTACACGGTGGTCGGCGTCTGCAGCCTGCTGAGGCGCAAACTGTTGGCCAGCGGCATCCTCCAGGACCCGCTGCTGGGCATCGATCTCCCCGGCAGCGGGCCTTCGGACCCCGCGCCGTACACGCAGGCGTTGCGCACACCGGTGCACTGGCGCGCGCATGACACCGACGTCGTCATACGGCTGCGGCCGGAGGTCTACCGCCGCCCCTTGTCGCCCCCCAACCCGGAGCTGGAAGCAACCCTGGTCGGGATAGTGGAACAAGCGCGCGGGCAGACGCAGAGAACCCTGCTGGACGAGGCCGCCGACTACATCGCGTGGTCCATGCCGCAGGGCGCCAGCTTCCAGTCCTTCTGCGAAACGCACCATCTGACCGAGCGCACCGCCGCGCGGCGGCTGCTGGGACATGGCTGGCGCTACAGCGAACTGCTCGACGAACAGCGCCGCTACAGGGCGATGGACCTGCTGGAAAACCCTGCGCTGTCATTGGCGGAGATAACCGACCAGCTCGGCTATGGCGACCTGCAGAGTTTCTCCCGGGCGTTCACCCGCTGGTATGGCACCAGCCCTGGCGCCTGGCGCAACGCCCTGCCGCGCTGA
- a CDS encoding MarR family winged helix-turn-helix transcriptional regulator, with translation MNRKNEPGLGELLRYVSELVELGAEERYQQMGLNYRARYTPVLRAIRSGAQTVTEITARTHLTQGAISQTVGQMEADGVISRQRGDDGRKSVIQLTPAGKRLVSTLNSHWAATFEAIEQLENEIGHPLRRVLEDTAKALERQGFSQRLSNVIHGLDAGVPSHE, from the coding sequence ATGAACAGAAAGAACGAACCCGGGCTGGGCGAGCTGCTGCGCTATGTGTCAGAGCTGGTGGAGCTCGGCGCCGAAGAGCGTTACCAGCAGATGGGCCTGAACTATCGAGCGCGCTATACCCCGGTGCTGCGCGCCATCCGGTCGGGCGCGCAAACGGTCACCGAAATCACCGCCCGCACCCACCTGACCCAGGGCGCCATCAGCCAGACCGTCGGCCAGATGGAAGCTGACGGCGTCATTTCCCGACAGCGTGGCGACGATGGCCGCAAGAGCGTCATCCAGCTGACGCCCGCCGGAAAGCGCTTGGTGAGCACACTCAACTCGCACTGGGCCGCGACCTTCGAAGCCATCGAGCAGCTCGAAAACGAGATCGGCCACCCATTGCGCCGCGTACTTGAAGACACAGCGAAAGCCCTCGAAAGGCAGGGCTTCTCGCAGCGCCTGAGCAACGTCATACACGGCCTCGACGCGGGAGTCCCAAGCCATGAATAG
- a CDS encoding class I SAM-dependent methyltransferase, translated as MNSPDMKLRNWFDQGGQAYARFRPEYPAELAAYLASLAPDRLLAVDVGCGSGQLTRQLAEHFSAVVGFDPSLDQITHTAPRENISYGCAQAEDLPLLSRSASLITAAQAAHWFDLPRFYAEVRRVAKPHAILALISYAVLRLEGALGARFEPFYWQEIGPYWPAERALVDSGYATIDFPFDELKGPEIAIRLEWNLEEFLGYVSTWSAVRSAREAGREDLLRRFAAELAERWGDPATRHPVSWPINMRIGRL; from the coding sequence ATGAATAGTCCGGACATGAAATTGAGGAACTGGTTCGACCAGGGCGGACAGGCCTACGCGCGCTTCCGCCCCGAATACCCGGCGGAACTCGCGGCCTATCTGGCCTCGCTGGCTCCCGACCGGCTGCTCGCGGTCGACGTCGGCTGCGGCAGCGGCCAACTGACCCGCCAACTGGCCGAACACTTCAGCGCGGTGGTCGGGTTCGATCCCAGCCTGGATCAGATCACCCACACGGCGCCACGGGAAAACATCAGCTACGGCTGCGCCCAGGCGGAAGACCTTCCCCTGCTCAGCCGCAGCGCCAGCCTGATCACCGCCGCGCAGGCCGCGCACTGGTTCGACCTGCCCAGGTTCTACGCCGAAGTGCGCCGGGTGGCGAAACCCCATGCGATCCTCGCGCTGATCAGTTATGCCGTACTGCGCCTGGAAGGCGCGCTGGGCGCTCGCTTCGAGCCATTCTACTGGCAGGAGATCGGCCCTTACTGGCCTGCCGAACGCGCGCTGGTGGACAGCGGCTACGCGACCATCGACTTCCCCTTCGACGAACTCAAAGGCCCGGAAATAGCCATCCGCCTGGAGTGGAACCTGGAGGAGTTCCTCGGCTACGTCTCTACCTGGTCGGCAGTGCGCAGCGCCAGGGAAGCCGGACGCGAAGACCTGCTGCGGCGGTTCGCCGCCGAGTTGGCCGAACGCTGGGGAGACCCCGCCACCCGGCACCCCGTCAGTTGGCCCATCAACATGAGGATCGGACGCCTATGA